From the genome of Hymenobacter cellulosilyticus, one region includes:
- a CDS encoding response regulator transcription factor translates to MGLIRAGLTTRDIAERLSLSEFTVGTHRRNIMHKLELPNMAALLQFAFDHGL, encoded by the coding sequence GTGGGCCTGATCCGGGCCGGCCTCACCACCCGCGACATTGCCGAGCGACTCTCGTTGTCGGAGTTTACCGTGGGCACCCACCGCCGCAACATCATGCACAAGTTGGAATTGCCCAATATGGCTGCCCTGCTGCAGTTCGCCTTCGACCACGGTTTGTAG
- a CDS encoding response regulator — MPSSPCRLLIVDDHLMLTQSLALLFAGQPDLVVVDQLASGTALLEWLGKAVGAAVPADVLLLDLHLPGPDGLTLLPTLQQYPQLRVLVFSTAASPELIERVAAAGAHGFVAKSADAEHLLESIRRVHAGQRVFPRAPAGPPPRAAKLPSHCCACTAFRAGSGK; from the coding sequence ATGCCTTCCAGTCCTTGCCGCCTGCTTATCGTCGACGACCACCTAATGCTCACGCAAAGCCTGGCGCTGCTTTTTGCCGGCCAGCCCGACCTGGTAGTGGTAGACCAATTAGCTTCGGGTACGGCCCTGCTGGAGTGGCTGGGCAAGGCCGTGGGAGCCGCAGTGCCCGCCGATGTGCTCCTGCTCGACTTGCACCTGCCCGGCCCCGATGGCCTGACCCTGCTGCCCACCCTGCAACAATATCCGCAGCTGCGGGTGCTGGTGTTTAGCACGGCGGCCTCCCCCGAGCTCATTGAGCGGGTGGCTGCGGCCGGCGCCCACGGCTTCGTGGCCAAGTCAGCCGATGCCGAACACCTGCTGGAATCTATCCGGCGCGTACACGCCGGGCAGCGGGTTTTTCCCCGAGCGCCCGCCGGGCCGCCCCCGAGAGCGGCGAAGCTACCGAGCCACTGCTGCGCCTGCACCGCCTTTCGAGCCGGGAGCGGGAAGTAG